CTGGAGATCCAGTGGTTTCTTACCAGCAGACTGGAGGACTGACACCATAGACCCAGCTACCACTCCACCTCTACTGGTCACTGCAGTGACTGACATCATGCTAGCTGCGGAGGAGCCAGCTGTGATGCCTGCTGAGGTGAAGCCTATGACAGGCAGGGCGACTGTTGCCATCGTTATGGCTCCAACTTCAAGACGGCAGAAAACGAAACACTTATCATTTACACTTTATTTGTGTACCGAAGCGATAACGGAAGAAAATTCAGAATTCATTTTAATGAACTGAACCATGGAGTTTCACTTGCCTGCTCCAACTAAGGCATCGATCACAGGACCCActgcacaaacaaaataaactttTTAGAGTTTCACAACATTTCCACACCTGGATTCCCACTCTTGCTGGTATGCAAACAAAACCATTTAGAGGCAGGAAAACAAAATAGGCTACTTACCAGCAACCATCTTAGTTTAAACCAGCTGGTCAGTAAATATTGCACACTGTTTCTGTACACCAGGACCAGATTCACACAGGGCCAGTGAGGTGAAGCCTATGAATCACCGACCGTTACACACCCTGATACCAAACagcacagtgactacttttcaccctttaaatagacagactgactgattacaagatTGAAGACACCTGTGATGATAATTAGAGGCCACaacttagtttaacatgtccatatggtcaaattattttccatcttttctaggggtaccatcattttttatttagaaTCGCAGATTGCACCTTTAGAGCTGCAACTTGGAACAAGTGAACATGATTGTATCGCTCTTCTCTGGGTGTATCAGGAGCTATAGGAGTGTATACTGAGCAAACATTGTGTTATGTGTTGACTCCTGATGAACACAAGTTATCTTGGGCACTGAAATCTCAAGACTGTCAGGCAGccattcctctttttttcccctctgcccTTTTTTTGATCTGGGATCAGTAGTTAGGGAGCtgctgtgtgtctatgcagGTGGTCTTACCGCTGAACACTTGACCAGCAGTGAATTCATTGCCTGTTCAAACCCTGGCAGTTTTCCACTAAGGTCTCTGCTGTGTTTATGTTCTAATTAATCATTAGACAACTTACTGTACCTTCAGGTCAATGGGCTTTAtttttcctgtgtgtatgtgacttcAGCTAGCCGCCTTTAGCTTAACCGCGCATTGTGCTCTTGTGTAAACACCCAGCGGATGTCAAGCATTAGGGTTCAGCTCTAGGGGGATGTGTTAGGAAAAGATGTTTGTTTTACCAAATCGTTAGATTTTTTTAACAGACTTTGCACATGCTCTCCCATACTCTGACCCTCTtactctttccctgtctcactcctttatttctctctctctctctctctctctctctctctatgtctctctctctctccctctctcacacacaaccacaaacacttTTCCTCTCATGTTTTTGCTTTCTTTATGAACATCTGGGTTTGAATACAACTAATAAGTCTTTGAGTGCTTATTGGGTGAAGAAAGAATATGATGGAGGTATGATGGAGACTCATATCGCCTCAGGCAGGCAAACATGTgtccagacagagagacatagagagagagagagagagagagagagagagagagagagagagaaagagaaatagaaatagataaACATCTGTATTTCTCTGCATCTATCTCTACAGACGCGTTTAGacatgaatatacacacatatggggATCACCAGAAAAGCCATCCTATAACGTGTTTAGTGTGTAACTGACTCTAAAGTGCTATGTGTTTCCCCCTAGGGAGTCATATGAGCTACATAGACCCCTGCATCTCCAGGCATTTCAACACACTTCTGGGCCAGCATGTCAACTGCTAGTGTTAGCAGTGATTTACTGTATGAGCGCCAACTGCCGTCTTTCTTGTGACCTCATCACTGTGAGACGCATTTCATCACCTGCACCCACGGCGTATCATACCTCTGTCATCTGGTCATTGTAGTTTTTAAGAGGCTGTTTTGGTGTACTTTGATATGGTGTAATATTCATCAAATATATGCTTTGTGAGGCTGGCCTTCCCTGACACCCTAGTTGATGAAAGAAAAGGTTTGATTTAATCTGGTCTGGAATGAAAGTGACAGGGCTTTGACTTTCGGTCTTTGGCTGATTTTCAATGTTGAAAGGCTGGGAAGAGTTCAATGTCTGTGGTGTTCTCTTGTAGACCAGACATCTGCTGAGTGACAGAAAGGTTCCACAGATGCAGATATGAACTGGCTGCACGCATATagactcacacaccaacacacacacgcacacacacacacacacgcacacgcacacgcacacacacacacacacacacacacacacacaccacacacacacacacaaatccaaatacaccctcatctctctgtacatctcatacacacacacacacacacacacacacacacacacacacacacacacacacaaatccaaatacaccctcatctctctgtacatttcatgtacacacacacacacacacacactcatccatccaCTTGCTTTTAcctaaaacacactctctttgacctatcacaacacacacacacacatacacacacacacacacttggtgcAAACACAGTCCAGATGACTGCTGATTCTCATCAGAGATGCTGGACATGACAGATTCCCATCGGAATGAAACACCCTCACTTCCCCGTCCGCTCCTCTGTCACAGATAAAGTCAGGACTGCACCAGCGGTTTAACGTCCATGCTGAAGTCATCCCAGAGCATTTGTTGGGGCACAATCAACCCAGGTATGCAGGCTACGGGCACAGATTAGACCTCTGTGGAAACCTGGGTAAGTGAGACTGATGTGTTGGTGGAGAAGAAAGCATACtgtgctgtttctttttttttttcaatgtctctgccctctctctcacactccttcctaTCCTTCCACCTGGATTGAGCTGACTTGTATTCAGTCCAGGAAATTTGCGTCTGGAATAAGTGCCAGGAAACGCCCGGAGTCAGACTCTTGTGATGGTCTGTTCTTTATCCATACCATTAGAGGAGGTGTTTCCTGTCTAATGAAGCTCTGGTGTAATGATATTTGAGAGGGGCTGAATAGGAACAAACATCTTTTCTCTCTAATGACAAACATCCACACAAGTCCCATCTACGTCAATTGACAGCTGTCTCTGATGGATTTTTTAAGAAAATATTTTGTTCTTCATCAAACAATACGTCTGTTGAACTGAATATTTGAATCTGTGGTATGCCTACATAACTATACCAGTTGCATATTATCATGATCCCACGTGTGCTCTTTGGCCCTAATTTTTCACAGAGCACATTGTTATATAAATCACCCAAGAGTGCGCTATGATGGACTGTCGACACACACCGGCATGTAGCAATTTATCTACAAGTGAGACCCATGAGGCAGTGGGCTCCGTATTTAGGCTTGACATGGTAATGCACTAATGATATGTTACTCTGCTGCATGACTCAAAGCGTGAGGCTTTCCATATCTGCAgacgcagcacagcacagcagcggcTGCTGGCTCAGACCACACTTGGCAGATTGGCAGCAGAGCATGCAGAAAGAGAATACGGCCCAGcgcgtgtgtgcggtgtgtgtgtgtgtgtgtgtgtgtgtgtgtgagagagagagagagagagaaagtgtgtgtatgtctgtatgtgtatgagctGGGTGGGACCGGGTTGGGAGGTTGCGCATGGGTTACTGCTGACGAATCAATCAGGCACTAATTGGAATTACCTAAGTGTGGCCCCTAGTCAGCCTTTAGCTTAATTAGCCAGAGCTCATCCAGCAGCTTGGCCACAGCTTTCTCATCACGCTCGGCCCAAGGGTTAATCACCACCCTGGACCCAGCAATGGCTGGGAGAAGAGGAGTGTCTGTAGCCAGACCACACCAAGGGGCACTTC
The sequence above is drawn from the Clupea harengus chromosome 16, Ch_v2.0.2, whole genome shotgun sequence genome and encodes:
- the LOC105896721 gene encoding interferon alpha-inducible protein 27-like protein 1 — translated: MVAVGPVIDALVGAVGAITMATVALPVIGFTSAGITAGSSAASMMSVTAVTSRGGVVAGSMVSVLQSAGAAGLSLAAKAAVAVVGGSVGTGVGRALRRP